In the genome of Desulfobaculum xiamenense, one region contains:
- the tmcC gene encoding TmcC family electron transfer complex membrane anchor subunit — MQSLYNFVSGPLVWVAFIVFIGGSVWRLASLLSLAKKKDTYVFEYWSWSHVFSSIGHWLTPFGSTNWRMQPVMSVVTFVFHIGLILVPIFTMGHIVLLEEGALGWSWPTLPDQVADIAAFIVLGGCAYFAWRRFALPQVKFVTSPSDFGILAVVAAPFLTGIMAYHHIGDPLLVTTLHVLAGELMLVCIPFTRLAHMLYFVFTRGYTASEFGAVRHVKDW, encoded by the coding sequence ATGCAAAGCTTGTACAACTTCGTAAGCGGCCCCCTTGTCTGGGTTGCCTTCATCGTCTTCATCGGCGGCAGCGTCTGGCGTCTGGCCTCGCTTCTGAGCCTCGCGAAGAAGAAGGATACCTACGTCTTCGAATACTGGAGCTGGAGCCATGTGTTCAGCTCCATCGGCCATTGGCTCACTCCCTTCGGGAGCACGAACTGGCGCATGCAGCCGGTGATGAGCGTGGTGACCTTTGTATTCCACATCGGTCTCATCCTCGTCCCCATCTTTACGATGGGACACATCGTGCTGCTGGAAGAGGGCGCTCTGGGATGGAGCTGGCCCACTCTGCCCGATCAGGTTGCGGACATCGCCGCCTTCATCGTGCTTGGCGGTTGCGCCTACTTCGCGTGGCGCAGGTTCGCCCTCCCGCAGGTCAAGTTCGTCACCAGTCCTTCGGACTTCGGTATTCTTGCCGTTGTCGCGGCTCCGTTCCTCACTGGCATCATGGCCTATCACCACATCGGCGATCCGCTGCTCGTGACCACGCTGCACGTGCTCGCCGGTGAACTGATGCTGGTGTGCATTCCGTTTACGCGGCTTGCGCATATGCTCTACTTCGTCTTCACCCGCGGCTACACCGCTTCCGAGTTCGGAGCCGTGCGCCATGTGAAGGACTGGTAG
- the tmcB gene encoding electron transfer complex ferredoxin TmcB, with amino-acid sequence MSENTEMAASAEAAATFLQKVQAKAESDRAAGRYEYDKIEDIGLDEGIKKLTPERIETVINQVLQGECGARLRAYVETCVHCGLCSEACHHYLSNDKNPKYSPVGKVKRTIWMMLQKKGRLTPAEVRECSVIASTECNLCRRCLQYCPFGIDIAYMLQTVRRICSKLGVTPQYIQDTTHSHAATMNQMWVKEDEWVDTLQWQEDEARDEFPTIRIPVAKEGADFMYSVIAPEPKFRTHLIYQAAAIFHTAGCDWTMPEEPGWDNSDMAMFTGDFETMGRVKKVHYEAAQRLRVKKIVMGECGHAFRSVYDVGNRWLGWKMPPIPMVHSIEFFYELIRDGKIKCREKFPEKVTFHDPCNTVRGRGLHEMGRYVANAFTLGVVEMSPNREHNLCCNAGGGVINCGPPWKTKRVLSNKAKAEQLARMKDMGIDTIVSPCHNCHGGLEDIIHHYGLEMKLKFLGDLIFEFMVRPDSE; translated from the coding sequence ATGTCTGAAAATACCGAAATGGCGGCAAGCGCCGAAGCCGCGGCGACCTTCCTCCAGAAGGTTCAGGCCAAGGCCGAGAGTGATCGGGCTGCTGGCCGCTACGAGTATGACAAGATCGAGGACATCGGTCTCGACGAGGGCATCAAGAAGCTGACGCCCGAGCGCATCGAGACGGTGATCAATCAGGTGTTGCAGGGCGAGTGCGGAGCGAGGCTGCGGGCGTATGTCGAAACCTGCGTCCACTGTGGTCTGTGCTCCGAGGCCTGCCACCATTATCTGTCCAACGACAAGAATCCCAAGTATTCCCCCGTTGGCAAGGTCAAGCGCACCATCTGGATGATGCTGCAGAAGAAGGGACGGCTGACCCCCGCGGAAGTTCGCGAGTGTTCGGTCATCGCCTCGACGGAGTGCAACCTCTGCCGTCGCTGCCTCCAGTACTGTCCCTTCGGCATCGACATCGCCTATATGTTGCAGACCGTGCGTCGTATCTGTTCCAAGCTGGGCGTCACGCCGCAGTACATTCAGGATACCACGCACAGCCATGCCGCGACCATGAACCAGATGTGGGTCAAGGAAGACGAGTGGGTCGATACCCTGCAGTGGCAGGAAGACGAAGCCCGCGACGAATTCCCCACCATCCGCATTCCGGTCGCCAAGGAAGGCGCGGACTTCATGTACTCGGTCATCGCGCCCGAGCCGAAGTTCCGTACGCATCTCATCTATCAGGCCGCGGCCATCTTCCATACCGCCGGATGCGATTGGACGATGCCCGAGGAGCCGGGATGGGATAACTCCGACATGGCCATGTTCACTGGCGATTTCGAGACCATGGGCCGCGTGAAGAAGGTCCACTACGAGGCCGCGCAGCGGCTGCGGGTCAAGAAGATCGTCATGGGCGAATGCGGTCACGCCTTCCGAAGCGTCTATGACGTGGGCAACCGTTGGTTGGGCTGGAAGATGCCGCCCATTCCCATGGTGCACTCCATCGAGTTCTTCTACGAGCTCATCCGCGACGGAAAGATCAAGTGTCGTGAGAAGTTCCCTGAAAAGGTCACCTTCCACGATCCCTGCAACACCGTGCGCGGACGTGGTCTGCACGAGATGGGCCGTTACGTGGCCAATGCCTTTACGCTGGGCGTGGTTGAAATGTCGCCCAACCGCGAGCACAACCTGTGCTGCAACGCGGGTGGCGGCGTGATCAACTGCGGGCCGCCGTGGAAGACCAAGCGCGTGCTTTCCAACAAGGCCAAGGCCGAGCAGCTTGCACGCATGAAGGACATGGGCATCGACACCATCGTTTCGCCGTGCCACAACTGCCATGGCGGACTCGAAGACATCATTCATCACTATGGACTGGAGATGAAGCTCAAGTTCCTTGGTGACCTGATCTTCGAGTTTATGGTGAGGCCCGACTCCGAGTAG
- the tmcA gene encoding acidic tetraheme cytochrome c3 TmcA, translated as MKMKRLGIFAAVAALATFLCIATAYSQDDIVQLDDPAFNGGQRPPAVFAHDLHNEKAEIDDCAACHHVYENGQRVEGQDSVGTSCSECHELKNKGSQPGLMLAYHKQCKTCHEEKGKGPVACGECHTGK; from the coding sequence ATGAAAATGAAGAGACTGGGCATCTTCGCGGCCGTGGCTGCCCTTGCGACATTCCTGTGCATCGCCACGGCCTATTCGCAGGACGACATCGTTCAGCTTGACGATCCCGCCTTCAATGGCGGGCAGCGTCCGCCGGCGGTGTTCGCGCACGATCTCCATAACGAGAAAGCCGAGATCGACGACTGCGCTGCCTGTCATCATGTCTATGAGAACGGTCAGCGTGTCGAAGGTCAGGATTCCGTGGGCACCTCCTGCTCGGAGTGCCACGAACTGAAGAATAAGGGCTCCCAGCCCGGCCTGATGCTCGCCTACCATAAGCAGTGCAAGACCTGCCACGAGGAAAAGGGCAAGGGCCCCGTCGCGTGCGGCGAGTGCCACACCGGCAAGTAA